From the Theobroma cacao cultivar B97-61/B2 chromosome 2, Criollo_cocoa_genome_V2, whole genome shotgun sequence genome, one window contains:
- the LOC18609208 gene encoding acyl-acyl carrier protein thioesterase ATL3, chloroplastic → MLQNLAFPAHVVFPGSRADATFLNLRRPPIFFPFSPLRVPSLSIARSFTVEAFIDLKGGKGMSAFHDVELKIRDYELDQYSVVNNAIYASYCQHARHELLESIGVSCDGVARTGNSLALSELSIKFLAPLRSGDKFVVKVRISGSSATRMYFEDFIFKLPNLEPILEAKATAVWLDKNYHPVRIPPEFRSKFVQFLRHDDPN, encoded by the exons ATGCTTCAGAATTTGGCTTTTCCTGCGCACGTAGTCTTTCCTGGCTCACGTGCCGATGCAACTTTTCTCAATCTTCGCCGTCCACCCATATTCTTTCCATTTTCTCCGCTGCGTGTCCCGTCACTCTCCATCGCAAGGAGCTTCACCGTCGAAGCATTTATTGACCTCAAAGGCGGCAAAGG AATGAGCGCATTCCATGACGTTGAGCTCAAAATCCGTGATTACGAACTGGATCAGTATAGTGTTGTCAACAATGCTATTTATGCAAGTTATTGCCAACATG CTCGTCATGAACTACTGGAAAGTATTGGTGTCAGCTGTGATGGAGTTGCCCGCACTGGTAATTCATTAGCACTGTCAGAGTTGTCGATCAAATTTCTTGCACCTTTAAGA AGTGGAGACAAGTTTGTTGTGAAGGTGAGGATTTCTGGCTCCTCAGCTACTCGGATGTACTTTGAGGATTTCATCTTTAAGCTGCCAAATTTAGAG CCAATTCTGGAGGCAAAGGCCACAGCAGTTTGGCTTGACAAAAATTATCATCCTGTTCGCATACCTCCAGAGTTCAGATCCAAATTTGTTCAATTCCTTCGCCATGACGATCCCAATTAA
- the LOC108660685 gene encoding uncharacterized protein LOC108660685 codes for MEANPRREGKEHVKATTLRSGKEVNNNPQEVAQQNKYVDKALEQMPSYVKFLKDILSKKKRLGEFETVALTKECIAIIQNKLPPKLKDTSNFTIPYIIGDLFFAKVLSDIGANINLMPLSICSKLGLAEIKPTIITLQLADRTLTYPRGIVEDMLVKVDKFIFLADFVVLDMEEDKEVPIILGRPFLCVARALIDVEKGELTLRVQDQEVTFNIFRA; via the exons ATGGAGGCCAATCCGAGGAGAGAAGGCAAGGAGCATGTCAAGGCCACCACATTAAGAAGTGGTAAAGAAGTTAACAATAATCCACAAGAAGTTGcacaacaaaacaaatatgtGGACA AGGCACTAGAGCAAATGCCATCTTATGTAAAATTCCTGAAAGACATTCTAtccaagaaaaagagattaGGTGAGTTTGAGACAGTGGCACTCACTAAGGAGTGCATTGCAATCATTCAAAATAAGCTCCCTCCAAAACTTAAAGACACAAGCAATTTTACTATTCCCTACATAATTGGTGATTTATTCTTTGCTAAAGTTTTGAGTGATATAGGGGCAAACATTAATTTGATGCCATTGTCCATCTGCAGCAAGTTGGGTTTAGCAGAGATCAAGCCCACCATTATAACTCTTCAATTGGCAGATAGAACTCTTACATATCCTAGAGGCATAGTGGAAGATATGCTTGTGAAAGTggataaattcatatttctaGCTGACTTTGTAGTTCTTGACATGGAGGAAGATAAAGAGGTTCCTATTATCCTTGGAAGACCTTTCTTATGCGTAGCTAGGGCACTcattgatgttgaaaaaggaGAACTTACCTTGCGAGTACAAGATCAAGAGGTAACATTTAATATCTTTCGTGCTTGA